GCAAAATTATAATCTCCAACCGATGCAAAGCTTGCGGAAACGCCGCCGGTAGTCGGGTGCGTCATGACCGATATAAATAACAGTCCGCGGTCGCTCAGCTTTTTAAGTGCCACACTTGTTTTGGCCATCTGCATTAAGCTAAGAATTCCTTCCTGCATCCTGGCTCCTCCGGAGGCAGTGAAAATAAGAAACGGAATCTCTTTTTCAATGGCTTGTTCGATCGCTCGTGAAATTTTTTCTCCAACGACCGATCCCATGCTGCCCATCCTGAAGCGTGAATCCATGACAGCGATAACGGCCGGAAAGCTGTTAATCGTGCCGTCACCTGTAACAACAGCTTCGTTTATCTTTGTTTTTTTTCTGTCATTGTCTAATTTTTCAAGATAACCCGGAAATTCAAGCGGGTTTTCTGAGACCATATCCTGATCGTATTCTGTAAAGCTGCCTTCATCTACAAGGCTTCCAATTCTCTCATAAGAGGACATTGGATAATGATAGTTGCAGGATTGGCATACGAGCAGATTCTTTTTCAGCTCTTTTGTGTACATAATGTGTTTGCATTCAGGACACATGGTCATGAGTCCCTCAGGCACATCCTGTTTCATTTTTTCGGTTGGAATTGTGGCATATTTCTTCTTCTTGGCGAAAAAATCCTTTAACAAAATAACACCACCTATATTATAAACTTAATGTCACAATTCACTAGACATTAGCTGAATGATTTTCTTGCTGTCCCCGTTTTTTAAATGCTCCACAATCTGTGAGCATTCCCCTGAATCAAGAAGAAATGTATTCCCATGCAGCGATGAACCATAACCCGACAATTCAATCCAGAGCCTGTAAAGCAAATGATTATCGCATAATTTAATCACAGTATCCTTAAATTGATAAGAAAGTTGCTGAAGTTGATCGGGATGATCCGCTTCGTTTATTTGGTGAAGCAAATCATTCAGGCTTTCAACATCTGCATCATTGATTCGTTGTACAGCAAGTTCTATACAATCACGGATGATAATC
This genomic stretch from Fictibacillus marinisediminis harbors:
- a CDS encoding FadR/GntR family transcriptional regulator, whose amino-acid sequence is MSGTSEKVYVEIIKKIKTIIEEDNLQAGDKLPSERELTDRLHVGRSSVREALRSLELLGLIETRRGEGTFIKPATGHRLVEVLASFILHDKKAKQDLLETKSIIIRDCIELAVQRINDADVESLNDLLHQINEADHPDQLQQLSYQFKDTVIKLCDNHLLYRLWIELSGYGSSLHGNTFLLDSGECSQIVEHLKNGDSKKIIQLMSSEL
- the accD gene encoding acetyl-CoA carboxylase, carboxyltransferase subunit beta, which encodes MLKDFFAKKKKYATIPTEKMKQDVPEGLMTMCPECKHIMYTKELKKNLLVCQSCNYHYPMSSYERIGSLVDEGSFTEYDQDMVSENPLEFPGYLEKLDNDRKKTKINEAVVTGDGTINSFPAVIAVMDSRFRMGSMGSVVGEKISRAIEQAIEKEIPFLIFTASGGARMQEGILSLMQMAKTSVALKKLSDRGLLFISVMTHPTTGGVSASFASVGDYNFAEPKALIGFAGRRVIEQTIREDLPEDFQTSEFLLKHGQLDKVIPRDEMKDTLTTVLKIHSGRRE